Part of the Priestia megaterium genome, ATCAATATCAATCACTTGATCATAAATACAGAAATTCAGATCCTGTAGCCATGTATTATACTCATCCTAATTATTTCGATTATCGTTTCTATTCTGTTCCAACTTATCATGAAACAGAATGTCAAATTGACAAAAGGATAGTTGGAAAAGAAAAAATTAACCTAGATCCTGATATTTCATCAACTCATGGTTCAGATCTTGATCCTTCATCAACTCATGGTTCAGATCTCGATCCTTCATTAACTCGTGGTTCAGATCTCGATCCTTCATCAACTCATGGTTCAGATCTTGATCCTTCATCAACTCATGGTTCAGATCTCGATCCTTCATTAACTCGTGGTTCAGATCTCGATCCTTCATCAACTCGTGGCTCAGATCTTGATCCTTCATCAACTCATGGTTCAGATCTTGATCCTTCATCAACTCATGGTTCAGATCTTGATCCTTCATCAACTCATGGTTCAGATCTCGATCCTTCATCAACTCGTGGCTCAGATCTTAATCCTTCATCAACTCATGGTTCAGATCTTGATCCTTCATCAACTCATGGTTCAGATCTTGATCCTTCATCAACTCATGGTTCAGATCTCGATCCTTCATCAACTCGTGGTTCAGATCTCGATCCTTCATCAACTCGTGGTTCAGATCTCGATCCTTCATCAACTCGTGGTTCAGATCTCGATCCTTCATCAACTCGTGGTTCAGATCTCGATCCTTCATCAACTCGTGGTTCAGATCTCGATCCTTCATCAACTCGTGGTTCAGATCTCGATCCTTCATCAACTTATGGTCCATATGGTGATATATCTCTAATATATCAACAGGCGATTCATTCAAAAACAATACAACCAATGGATCTAAATAAAAAATCATAAACGAAAAAGTAATTGCTAAAAAGAAGGATAAGTTATATAAAAAGATAGCATCCCTTTTTTATGTAATTACTTACTATGCAATTAGCTTAGACAAACTTTTAATATTGTCAGAAAATAAAAAAACTAATCTATATATTGAGCAAACTACACAAGCTCCTGTAAGGCATCTACTCAAAACCCCTGCTGCAATAAGATCAGGAAAAACCTACCTCTTTAGATTGTATATGCTATACAAAACCAATTAACATAATCACAGTTATAGCTAGTTAACACATCTAGAACTCTACAAAAATATCCTCCAGTTAAGTACTCTGGAGGATATTCGTATTTAAATAAGCATTTTTACAAGAATTCACACAAAATGAAACCCCTTTAGCTCCCAAGAGGCTTACTCTTATCTATTAATAACTGTACATCGTCTTGCACCTCTACGGATTAAACGCTCAGCTTCTCTCAATGAAATTGGGACAAGTAAAGCTTTATCAACATCGTTTTCTACATCAAAAACCGCAAATGCTTCCCCACCCGCGATTAAAACACAAATGAATTCTACTTCTAAATCACTACAAGACCTAGGAAGGGAATTAGCAATAGGACAACGTTGAATACCTCCTGCTAACAATGTTCTAGCCTCTTGCTCAGATATTCGAATAAAAACAAATTCCTCTATTGCTACATTTTCAAATTCTACTTCAATTTCTACTAGAAGAAAGAATCTGTTTCCAATTCTTACTATACAATTTGCCCCAATCGAAATAATATCTTCTATATTCATTCCTTTCACCTCCTTTAATACTATAGAATGCAAAAAGGAGGAAAAGCGTGTGGACAAACATAATTGGTAATGTATGAAATTTATTTAGTTTAAATACCTAAGGTCATGCTCGTTTTTTGGATATAAGTCCATATCGATTCTTTCTTTAAACATATGGTGTGTTTAAGTAAAACTAAATTAAAATAAAACTTTTATTAATTAATAAAAGGAGGGATTATCTTGTATTATCATTACCAACCTGGAATAAATCTTAACGACCTATAACAACTTTATCATTTTGATACTCTTAACAGTCAACAAAAGCCCCAGTCCTACCACCAACCTTATCATCACCCCCGCCCTCCCCGCTGACGTTGGGTCTGGGAATGTGAATGGGGTCGCCATTGTTACCTAAGAAATGATTTTTACACCGATGATTACGGCTACTAATTTAGCATTTTCCATTAATTAGAAACAAAATAAATAAAGCGCATAAAACTAATATCTTGAGCAAACTACTCGCGATACGTAAAGTGTTAATCTTGAAACCTTTGTTATAAAAGCAGAAAAAAACTACTGACTAGTCCCATTAGTTTTTCTCTTTTTATCATTGAGAATAAAGTACATACAGTAAGCAATAAATCCGTTTATTTTTCTAACCCGTCTATACAAAACTGACAAGCTGCACGTATGATAATACACGCCATATTTTTTCACAGATGAAAGGTTGAAAGTTTATGCCGGCTACTATTAATTCACTTACGATTAGTACAATTTCAAAAGGAACTATTATTTTTGAAGACATAGGCCAAGTTTGGCCCCTCCAAATTCACAAACAACTTCCGGCGTAAGTGCAGGCACAGGAACTCACCCCCCTTCTCCCCCACCGTAACCATTGCCAGCGCCACCATCGACGAAAGAGCATATGTTTATACCTTTAAAATATGTACATGGAATAAAAGGGTTCATTTTGAAATTAGACAACCTCATATATTAATGGACTGTATCAGAAAAAACCTACCTCTTTTGACTGGGAAGAGATAGGTTTTTCTGTTTTTTAGGATGACTATGATATACAACCTTAGTTAACATAAAACACGTTCTAGGAAACAAATAACCTTAAATAGGCTTTAATTATTTAAGTTATTTTCATTGTTTTCATAAAAAAATACTTGTCCAAAATTCAGAAGAGGAAGCCTGCTAATATTACTAATTTCTAATTCTTTGAATATTTCTAGCATCGTCAACAAGCATGTCCCAACTGCATAGTATAAAGACAAAAGTAATTATAAAAAGGGGAATATTACAGATGATGTTTCCACATACGAAACTGCGATATATTAATGAACAGATGGGTTTTGGAGTTTTTGCAACTAAATTTATTCCTAAGGGGACAATAACATGGGCTTTGGATGACCTGGACCATATATTAGAACCAGAATTTGTTGCTAAATTGGATAAACCAAGACGTAAATTTCTCAATAAATATTCTTTTCGTAATCAAAACGGTCAATATATTCTTTGCTGGGATCTTGGCATGTACCTAAACCATAGTTTTCATGCAAATTGCATAGGAACAGCATATAATTTCGAAATTGCTATTCGGGACATTCTTCCAGGTGAGCAATTAACAAATGATTATGGAACATTAAACATTGGTACATCTTTTAAACCTATTTCAGAGGAAGGAACTGAACGGAAGAGGGTCAACCCTGATGATCTTTTATATTTTTACAAAGAATGGGATCAACAGGTAACTGAGGCTTTAAAACATTTTAATGATGTCGAACAACCGTTGATTCACCTCATTCGACCTGAATTTAAGGAAAAAGTAATGATCGCTGCTAAAGAGCATGTTCTTCCCGATTCCATTAAAAACAACTATTATAATCGTTCTTCTAAAAAGCAAAAATAGAAGACAAAGTGGAGTGAAATAATCTCACTCCTTTTTGGTTTCTGAAAGAGGTAGTCACTGATGTATAAACATCAGGAGTGTCTTTTTGAATACATATCCCGGTACTTTGCTGAATGACTACACAGCAGGTAGTTTTTCTGTTTTTAATTAAATCTACATAAAAAAGATATCCCTTTAAAACAAAAGGAATATCTCTCAATGAAATAGAAGGTATGAAACAGTATAGGCAATGGATATTTAACTTGTCTTGGACAAATGTCATTTTTTTGTTTTAAGATGTATATTATATACATTTTCAGTTTACATAATGAGTTTTCTAGGAAATAGATATAAAAATAATAAAAGTTTTATATAGAATCAGCACTTGTCCTCACCCTTATGATTGATGTGCATATTATAAGTTGAACGTCCCATTTTCATTAGCTACTTTGTCTTCTATAAGATCTAAGAAAAAACTGCTGTTTGAACCGCGGTAGTTTTTTCTGCTTTTACGCTGTATATCGTATACATATGTAGTTAACATAATCAATATTCTCGAAAATGAGAAGAGTCCTTATTTAGTTATTACTATGAGCAGCTACCAAAGCCTCCTCCAAAACAAATACATCCAGTAATGATCAAAAGAATAAATAATACAATTAATAAAGCAGATCCAAATTCGCGACGATTAGACATATAAAGACTCCCTTCTCTAATAGATTTTTATCACTTTCAAAGAAAGAGTTTTCACTTGATAAGAAAAAACAGTCCATCTCCTGATATGGACTGTTTTTTGATCTATATTGTATTCATATCTAGTGGGCATAACAGTCATTATCAGCAATAAAGCAATTAGAATTAAAACTCTAATTGCTTTTAGCTTTGTATATTTAAAGGATGGTATGCAGTACATGTTTCTATTTCTTATCCTTTTCTTAATTAATTACATCATATTCTTTCTTATGTTTTTAGGTAACTTGCCTATGATAAATAATTTTTTATATTATGAGCAAACTACTCAAGATGCTGTGAGGCATCAGCCTGATGTGATAAATGTATATAGCAGAAAAAACTACTGATATTTGATGAGTCAGTAGTTTTTTCTGTTTCAACCTGTATATGATATACAGCTTTAGTTAACATAATGAACTTTATAGGACCTATCAATATAGTAACAAGATATCTTTTTACATATTAAACCATAACTGTAATGTTTTGATGATAGTTATTTTTTATTTATCTGATTATTATGAATTCAAATGATCGTTTTATATAAAATATTTTTATCATGAAGGTGGAGGACCTATATATGCATGAGAAACAGAAAAAGCATGCTCAATTTGTACGGCTGCCTGTTGAAATTGTAAAGAAGATTGATGAGTATAAGGAAACTAAAGCGATACCTTCTAGAAATGAGGCTATTTTAGAGTTAATTAAAAAGGGATTAAGTAAAGCTCATTAACCTTGAAATCGTAACTTGTCTATTATGAATAATTTCTTATCATTTAAGCAAACTACTCAAGACGCCGTGAGGCATCCACAACCTATTTTTCTTTAGTTATTCCAGAAAAAACTACCTCATGGGATTAAGGTAGTTTTTTCTGTTTTTAGGCTGTATATCGTATTCAATCTTAGTTAACATAATGAAAATTATAGGTAATCATAAAGGAAACCTTTCACTTCTACCTGTATACTCCCACTATATCAATTAAAGTTAACTAATTTTTTTATAATATCAACGCCCGTCCAAGCACCTGTAATTAATTTGAATATCATAAATTATAATCCATCCTATCTACAAGAATAAAAAAAGCTACTGGTACTTGTTGGCCAGTAGCTTTTTCTGTTTTTAGGCTGTATATAATATACAAACTTAGTACACATAAATGAAAGAAAAAAAACTTGTTCAAACCAGTGTTTTTTCTTTCTTCAGCTTTTAAAATGTTAATTTAGTGCGTTTTCGAGACCTAAAATGGCGAAGGAAAGTTAAAAAAAGAGAGTAAGAAGCAATGATAAATTTCAGGCAAAAGCAAGGGTGCTCCTGCCCTCAAATAGAATCCTACCATTATTTCCAACAAGGAGATCTGCGCCGACTGAATGGTAAAGGTTAGTAACGCTAACTGTTTCTGTTGTATTAAAGGAAGTACGGTTATATTCATGAGGCAATTATTACGTCATTCCTTTTTATTATAAATTAGGGATGGTTGTTCTCTTACTCACTGCTATACATGCATTTTTGTTTTAAAAAATATAAGGCAAAGTACCAGGTGACATTGGGGTATTCGGTGACATTGGGGTATTCGGTGGCATTGGGGTATTAGGCGGCATTGGGGTATTCGGTGACATTGGGGTATTCGGTGGCATTGGGGTATTAGGCGGCATTGGGGTATTCGGTGACATTGGGGTATTCGGTGGCATTGGGGTATTAGGCGGCATTGGGGTATTCGGTGGCATTGGGGTATTAGGCGGCATTGGGGTATTAGGCGGCATTGGGGTATTCGGTGGCATTGGGGTATTAGGCGGCATTGGGGTATTCGGTGCCTTTTTCTTTCTGCCTTTTTTCTGACCACAATAACAATTTACATTTACATTAACCAAAGGAATATTTTGATTTCTTTTCTGATAATCTGGTCCAAAATAATAATATTTATCCATTTTTCACATATCCCCTCTCCATTTATGGAATAGCTTGTACGATTTGTATTGAAATAGCTTGTATACAAATCACACCTATTAACAATAGATGCAGCTTGTCCACCTTTGGTCACGGCGCTTACGGAATTTTTATATACCCTATACAAAGTTAGCTACCATAATCACATTTATGAAAAGTTTTGTAATATACTCAAAATTCTATAATATAATGCAAATTTAAACTGATGGCAAAACACCTTATGTATAGGTTTTATTCATTTTCTATTTCTTCAATGTATAAAGTATTCATTTCTATTTTACATAATAAGTACTATTGAAAATAAAAAAGCATTGGAGGAAATAATTCCAATGCCTTCTATTCTATCAGAAGAATAGTCAAATTCTTTTTATTGTTTCTAAATAGTTATTAAATAAATGGGGGCATATTTGACGGTGGATTTGATGAGGAATTTGATGGTAACATATTTAACGGTGGATTTAATGGAGGATTTGATGATAGCATATTTAACAGTGAATCAGTAGGAGGTGGTTGATTAGCAGTATAAGAGGTTCGATTCTTCATTATTTTATTTCTTTTTTTCTCCCTTTTCTCCTTTTTTGGTCTCAATGTTTAACATCTCCTTTTTATAAGTTAGCGTCTTTTTTAACTTATTAATTGTTAATTGACATAATTATTTGATATTGCGCGTAATTCTATCAGTTAATCGAAAACGAATTGACTTTGAACTAGTATCTTTTTATGCTTTTTCAAGATAAAGATCTTTCTTTAATCGTTAAAAATGGTAATAAGAACAAAGTAGTAGCATTTTCCTTCGAATGTGATCTAGACAGTTTTCATTTTTTCACTTTGATTAACATTACTGCGATCTTACCCATGCAGTACCATTCCAGAACCACCATTGTTTATTCTGGGCATCGTAATAGTATGTTGACCAGTTAGTGCCATTGTAGTAGTGATAAAAGGGGGCTTTATATAACCACTGTGTCCAAGCTCCAGTATTATCGAGAAGATACCATAATTCTCCAACTTGCACCCATCCTGTCTGCGGTATGCC contains:
- a CDS encoding pentapeptide repeat-containing protein; translation: MNYYVYVPYCPLIYQYQSLDHKYRNSDPVAMYYTHPNYFDYRFYSVPTYHETECQIDKRIVGKEKINLDPDISSTHGSDLDPSSTHGSDLDPSLTRGSDLDPSSTHGSDLDPSSTHGSDLDPSLTRGSDLDPSSTRGSDLDPSSTHGSDLDPSSTHGSDLDPSSTHGSDLDPSSTRGSDLNPSSTHGSDLDPSSTHGSDLDPSSTHGSDLDPSSTRGSDLDPSSTRGSDLDPSSTRGSDLDPSSTRGSDLDPSSTRGSDLDPSSTRGSDLDPSSTYGPYGDISLIYQQAIHSKTIQPMDLNKKS
- a CDS encoding SET domain-containing protein is translated as MMFPHTKLRYINEQMGFGVFATKFIPKGTITWALDDLDHILEPEFVAKLDKPRRKFLNKYSFRNQNGQYILCWDLGMYLNHSFHANCIGTAYNFEIAIRDILPGEQLTNDYGTLNIGTSFKPISEEGTERKRVNPDDLLYFYKEWDQQVTEALKHFNDVEQPLIHLIRPEFKEKVMIAAKEHVLPDSIKNNYYNRSSKKQK
- the yjcZ gene encoding sporulation protein YjcZ, with amino-acid sequence MSNRREFGSALLIVLFILLIITGCICFGGGFGSCS
- a CDS encoding ribbon-helix-helix domain-containing protein codes for the protein MHEKQKKHAQFVRLPVEIVKKIDEYKETKAIPSRNEAILELIKKGLSKAH